From the genome of Planctomycetota bacterium:
TGTGATTGTGTCCGTCTGCGGTCTGGCCGCGTCGGCCCAAACTCTTCCCAACGGCGTCGCGGCGGGCGATACGACGCAGAACTCGAGCGTGCTCTGGACGCGGAGCACGGTGCTGGGCCCGGTGAACTTCGAGGTCTCGACGACCCCGGACTTCTCGACCATCATCGGCTCGTTCCAGCGGACGGTGACCGACGCGACGCTGCCGGTGAAGGTCGACGTCGCGAATCTCACCCCCGGCACGCAGTACTACTACCGCGCGACGGACGCGGCGAACTCGAGCTCGCAGGGCCGCTTCAGGACGAACGCGGCGTCGGGCCGCAACGGCTTCCGGATGGGCGTGTCGGGCGACTGGCGGGGCGAGCTCGCGCCCTATCCGGCGGTCAAGAACGTTCCCGGGCGGAACCTCGACCTGTGGGTCGGGCTGGGCGACACGATCTACGCCGACGTGGCGTCGCCCGATGTGCCCGTGCCGCAGGCGACGACGCTGCCGGAGTTTCGCGCGAAGCACAACGAGGTGTACGGGTCGCGGTACGGCGCGAACACGCTGCGCGACCTGCGCCAGTCGACGTCGATCCTGGTGAACATCGACGACCACGAGGTGACGAACGACTTCGCCGGCGGGGCGCACCCGTCGAGCGATCCGCGCTTCGCGGGCCAGCCCGGGAACTACATCAACGAGACGACGCTGTACGGCACGGGGCTGCAGGCGTTCCACGAGTACAACCCGATCCGGTCGGAGACGTACGGCCCGCTGGCCGACCCCCGCATGTCGGGCAAGACCAAGCTGTACCGCGAGCGATCCTTCGGGCAGGACGCGGCGGTGTTCAGCCTCGACGCACGGTCGTTCCGCGACCAGGGCCTGCCGGCGGCCAACCCGCTCGACCCCGGCTCGGTCGCGAACTACATCGTGACCTCGATGACCGCGACGAACCGCACGATGCTGGGCACGCAGCAGGTGTCGGACGTCAAGGCCGGGCTGCTCTCGGCCCAACAGGCGGGCACGACCTGGAAGTTCGTCATGGTGCCAGAGCCCATCCAGAACCTGGGCGTGCTCGGCGCATCGGACCGGTTCGAGGGGTACGCGGCGGAGCGCAACGACCTGCTGCGATACATCGATACCAACAACATCGAGAACGTGGTGTTCGTCGCGGCGGACATTCACGGCACGCTGGTGAACAACCTGTCGTACCAGAACGTGCCTTTCGGCCCGCAGATCAGCACGGGCGCATTCGAGATCACGACCGGCTCGGTGGCCTATGACGCACCGTTCGGCCCGACGGTCGTCGACATCGCGACGCAGTTGGGCGTGCTGACCCCGCAGCAGCAGGCCTTCTATCAGAGTCTCCCGCTTGCACAGCGCGAGGGGTTCATCCAGAATCTGATCAACGCGCAGATCACGCCGCTGGGGTATGACCCGCTGGGGCTGCAGGGCTCGGACATCCAGGCGACGCTGCTGCAGGGGCAGTACACGGCGACGAGCACGTTCGGCTGGACCGAGTTCGATGTCGACCCCGTGACGCAGGAGCTGCTGGTGACGACCTGGGGCATCCTGCCGTACACGCAGGCGCAGCTCGATGCCGACCCGGCGGCGATCCTGGCGCGTGATCCGTTCATCGTCAGCCAGTTCCGCGTGACGCCGGTGCCCGCGCCGGGCGCCGGCCTGCTGCTGGCCATGGGCGGCGTGCTGGCGGCCCGTCGGCGCCGGTAAGGTACCCATCGGCCCGT
Proteins encoded in this window:
- a CDS encoding alkaline phosphatase D family protein, encoding MTTRGVLAAVIVSVCGLAASAQTLPNGVAAGDTTQNSSVLWTRSTVLGPVNFEVSTTPDFSTIIGSFQRTVTDATLPVKVDVANLTPGTQYYYRATDAANSSSQGRFRTNAASGRNGFRMGVSGDWRGELAPYPAVKNVPGRNLDLWVGLGDTIYADVASPDVPVPQATTLPEFRAKHNEVYGSRYGANTLRDLRQSTSILVNIDDHEVTNDFAGGAHPSSDPRFAGQPGNYINETTLYGTGLQAFHEYNPIRSETYGPLADPRMSGKTKLYRERSFGQDAAVFSLDARSFRDQGLPAANPLDPGSVANYIVTSMTATNRTMLGTQQVSDVKAGLLSAQQAGTTWKFVMVPEPIQNLGVLGASDRFEGYAAERNDLLRYIDTNNIENVVFVAADIHGTLVNNLSYQNVPFGPQISTGAFEITTGSVAYDAPFGPTVVDIATQLGVLTPQQQAFYQSLPLAQREGFIQNLINAQITPLGYDPLGLQGSDIQATLLQGQYTATSTFGWTEFDVDPVTQELLVTTWGILPYTQAQLDADPAAILARDPFIVSQFRVTPVPAPGAGLLLAMGGVLAARRRR